A genomic segment from Chromatiales bacterium 21-64-14 encodes:
- a CDS encoding A/G-specific adenine glycosylase: MSGERSSGSFSARVLAWYHRSGRKDLPWQINPTPYRVWVSEIMLQQTQVGTVIPYYERFMARFPDVAALASASLDEVLHHWSGLGYYARGRNLHRAAEQIHARYRGGFPLEIAAVQDLPGVGRSTAGAILALADGQCHPILDGNVKRVLARFHAVEGWPGLPKVADRLWGFAERYTPRHQVAAYTQAIMDLGATVCTRASPVCGACPLETDCAAHRAGRERAFPSPKPRQALPERATRLLMLCRAGGEVLLVRRPPTGVWGGLWGFPEVPEGAPVADWCRERLGCEVSEHQPWPVLKHTFTHFRLHITPIYARVRGVGARVMEGPDTLWYNTDQRLGRGLPAPVRRLLDQLHRNLTGDSHGTDGEMRETG; this comes from the coding sequence GTGAGCGGGGAGCGGTCCAGCGGCAGCTTCAGCGCCCGTGTGCTGGCGTGGTACCACCGGTCCGGCCGCAAGGATCTGCCGTGGCAGATCAACCCCACCCCCTACCGCGTCTGGGTCTCGGAGATCATGCTTCAGCAGACCCAGGTCGGCACCGTGATCCCATATTATGAGCGCTTCATGGCGCGCTTCCCGGACGTGGCGGCGCTCGCGTCCGCATCCCTGGACGAAGTGCTGCACCACTGGTCCGGCCTTGGCTACTATGCCCGGGGGCGAAATCTGCACCGCGCGGCCGAGCAGATCCACGCGCGCTACCGGGGCGGGTTTCCCTTGGAGATAGCGGCCGTGCAGGACCTGCCCGGCGTGGGTCGTTCCACCGCGGGGGCGATCCTGGCGTTGGCGGATGGGCAGTGCCATCCGATCCTCGACGGCAACGTGAAGCGGGTCCTGGCGCGGTTCCACGCGGTCGAGGGGTGGCCGGGGTTGCCCAAGGTTGCCGACCGGCTCTGGGGCTTCGCCGAGCGATATACGCCGCGGCACCAAGTGGCCGCCTATACCCAGGCCATCATGGACCTGGGCGCGACGGTCTGTACCCGCGCGTCCCCCGTCTGTGGTGCATGCCCCCTCGAGACGGATTGCGCCGCGCACCGGGCCGGCCGCGAGCGTGCGTTTCCGTCCCCCAAGCCGCGCCAGGCGCTGCCCGAACGCGCGACCCGTCTTCTCATGCTGTGCCGCGCAGGGGGCGAGGTCTTGCTGGTGCGCCGTCCACCCACCGGCGTTTGGGGTGGGCTATGGGGTTTCCCGGAGGTCCCGGAGGGCGCGCCGGTGGCGGACTGGTGCCGGGAGCGGCTCGGATGTGAGGTCTCGGAGCACCAGCCCTGGCCGGTGCTGAAGCATACCTTCACCCATTTCCGGCTCCATATCACGCCGATCTATGCGCGGGTCCGGGGCGTGGGCGCGCGGGTCATGGAAGGTCCGGACACGCTCTGGTATAACACTGACCAACGCCTAGGCCGCGGCCTCCCCGCGCCGGTCCGGCGGCTGCTGGATCAACTGCACCGGAACTTGACAGGAGACTCCCATGGCACGGACGGTGAAATGCGTGAAACTGGGTAA
- a CDS encoding oxidative damage protection protein, with translation MARTVKCVKLGKEAEGLDFAPYPGELGKKLYGSVSKEAWQMWLKHQTMLINENHLSPMDPKARQYLEGQMEAFFFGEGAEMPAGYVAPGSK, from the coding sequence ATGGCACGGACGGTGAAATGCGTGAAACTGGGTAAGGAGGCGGAGGGCCTGGATTTCGCTCCCTACCCGGGTGAACTGGGCAAGAAGTTATACGGAAGCGTTTCCAAGGAAGCGTGGCAGATGTGGCTCAAGCACCAGACCATGTTGATCAATGAGAACCACCTCTCACCCATGGATCCCAAGGCCCGGCAATATCTGGAGGGCCAGATGGAGGCGTTCTTCTTCGGGGAAGGTGCCGAGATGCCTGCCGGCTATGTCGCCCCGGGGAGCAAATAG